Below is a window of Thermanaerothrix sp. DNA.
AAGGGCCGCCCCCATCCCAACCGACGTCTGCACCAGGTCCGTCACGGCCTCAACCGGAGCCGCCGCGGGGCCGTACATGACGTAGGCGCTCGTGGTGTAGCCCGTTATCATCACCAACGCCCCCGCCGCCATGCCCCATAGGGGCTTGGTCCTGGCGGACACGTATCCGGTTACGAAACCCTCCAACCCCTTGATCACGAAGGATAAAGGCGCCCACATGGGGTATCCCAGGATGAGGTCCCCCGCGGAGGCCCCAAGGGCGCCGGCGAAGAAGCCCACCCTTGGGCCGAACAGCAGCGCCGAGAGGTACACCGCCCCTTCCCCCAGGTTGAAGTAGAGCCGGTACCCCGGCACGGGCACCGATACCATGGTGAGCGCCGTCACCGTGGCGGCGCAAAGGGCCCCCAATGCCAGGGTGTTTGGCAAAGTTTTGCTTTCCTTCATC
It encodes the following:
- a CDS encoding ECF transporter S component; translated protein: MKESKTLPNTLALGALCAATVTALTMVSVPVPGYRLYFNLGEGAVYLSALLFGPRVGFFAGALGASAGDLILGYPMWAPLSFVIKGLEGFVTGYVSARTKPLWGMAAGALVMITGYTTSAYVMYGPAAAPVEAVTDLVQTSVGMGAALVALRPLRSLLSERLKGGGSQGEER